In a genomic window of Streptomyces sp. BHT-5-2:
- a CDS encoding TetR/AcrR family transcriptional regulator translates to MATQPSAPAIGLREAKKQETRQLISDHATRLFIAQGFERTTIAEIATAARVAKKTVTNYFARKEDLALDHQEEFATSLGHTVTTRHPGESALVALRRAFADATAAHNPVAGFSGHDFARMIVDSPTLTTCLHGLHEQRERHLAQALAEATGAEPDDVTVQTTAGLLGTVHRVLFQRIQTLTLAGRPNDEIARIIATEATQAFGLLEPALSDYATA, encoded by the coding sequence ATGGCCACACAACCATCCGCCCCGGCCATCGGGCTGCGCGAGGCGAAGAAGCAGGAGACCCGGCAACTCATCTCCGATCACGCCACCAGGCTGTTCATCGCCCAGGGCTTCGAACGGACGACCATCGCCGAGATCGCCACCGCCGCCCGCGTCGCAAAGAAGACCGTCACCAACTACTTCGCCCGCAAGGAAGACCTGGCCCTGGACCACCAGGAGGAGTTCGCCACCTCCCTGGGCCACACTGTCACCACCCGACACCCGGGCGAATCAGCGCTGGTCGCACTGCGCCGCGCCTTCGCCGATGCGACGGCTGCCCACAACCCGGTCGCCGGTTTCTCCGGCCACGACTTCGCCCGCATGATCGTTGACAGTCCCACCCTCACCACTTGCCTGCACGGCCTGCACGAGCAGCGCGAACGTCACCTCGCCCAGGCACTCGCCGAGGCCACCGGTGCCGAACCCGACGACGTCACCGTCCAGACCACCGCCGGCCTGCTGGGCACCGTCCACCGCGTACTGTTCCAGCGCATCCAGACCCTCACCCTCGCCGGCCGCCCCAACGACGAGATCGCCCGCATCATCGCCACCGAAGCCACCCAAGCGTTCGGCCTGTTGGAACCCGCCCTGTCCGACTACGCCACCGCCTGA
- a CDS encoding VOC family protein, producing MQFTASTVSLTVDDVAASQAFFTSHLGYAVRHAADGFASLSRPDAVDVVLLARGLQVLPPEQRDRHADGLILAFTLDGGLDEQEKRLRDAGIEITLPLRQEPWGECLFQVTDPNGVIIQFVEWVTPEHD from the coding sequence GTGCAGTTCACCGCCTCCACCGTCTCGCTGACCGTTGACGACGTTGCCGCCTCCCAGGCGTTTTTCACCAGCCACCTCGGCTACGCCGTCCGGCATGCCGCTGATGGTTTCGCCTCCCTCTCCCGGCCCGACGCGGTCGATGTCGTCCTGCTCGCCCGCGGCCTCCAGGTGCTGCCGCCAGAGCAGCGCGACCGGCACGCCGACGGTCTGATCCTGGCCTTCACCCTCGACGGCGGCCTGGACGAGCAGGAGAAGCGACTGCGCGACGCCGGAATCGAGATCACCTTGCCGCTGCGTCAGGAGCCCTGGGGCGAGTGCCTGTTCCAGGTCACGGACCCCAACGGCGTGATCATCCAGTTCGTCGAATGGGTCACTCCTGAGCACGACTGA
- a CDS encoding low specificity L-threonine aldolase, whose protein sequence is MLAPIDLRSDTLSTITPQMRRFMADAEVGDDLYGGDPTTQRLEGRCAELLGKEAALFTASGTLSNQLAIRVHTERGSEVITDAKYHINFFESAATADLCGVVLNPVDSPDGILTPRLLDAAVDRKRRARLTSAPSLVWVENTVNYFGGSVISVSDLAGLRAASLAKGLPTHMDGARLPNASVATGASLAEYAATVDTVAVSFAKALGAPFGSVLAGPSELIERAAVYRLWYGGGLHQSGFMAAAALYALEHNIDRLAEDHAHARLLRQLLVENPAFTAREPDTNMVIADISGTGLTSAAFVSAAAEAGVRVARWTDTQVRIVTRLGVDEAVVRDAVRRLHQVADRQPSPAGKR, encoded by the coding sequence GTGCTGGCACCGATCGACCTGCGCAGCGACACGTTAAGCACCATCACCCCGCAGATGCGCCGCTTCATGGCGGATGCCGAGGTGGGCGACGACCTGTACGGCGGAGACCCCACCACCCAACGCCTCGAAGGCCGGTGCGCCGAGCTCCTCGGCAAGGAGGCGGCACTCTTCACGGCGAGCGGCACCCTGAGCAACCAGCTGGCGATCCGAGTGCACACGGAACGCGGCAGCGAAGTCATCACCGATGCGAAGTACCACATCAACTTCTTCGAGAGCGCGGCCACCGCCGACCTGTGCGGCGTGGTACTCAACCCGGTGGACAGCCCGGACGGCATCCTCACTCCACGTCTCCTGGACGCGGCCGTGGACCGCAAGCGGCGCGCCAGGCTCACCTCCGCACCATCCCTCGTGTGGGTCGAGAACACCGTCAACTACTTTGGTGGCAGCGTGATTTCGGTCTCGGATCTGGCCGGCCTGCGGGCGGCCTCGCTCGCCAAAGGACTGCCGACGCACATGGACGGCGCCCGCCTGCCCAACGCGAGCGTCGCCACCGGCGCCTCGCTCGCCGAGTACGCGGCCACCGTCGACACCGTCGCGGTCTCGTTCGCCAAGGCTCTCGGCGCACCCTTCGGCAGCGTCCTCGCCGGTCCGTCCGAACTGATCGAGCGGGCCGCCGTCTACCGCCTGTGGTACGGCGGCGGTCTGCACCAGTCCGGCTTCATGGCAGCCGCCGCACTGTACGCCCTGGAGCACAACATCGACCGACTCGCCGAGGACCACGCACACGCCCGTCTTCTGCGCCAACTCCTCGTCGAGAACCCGGCATTCACCGCCCGGGAGCCCGATACCAACATGGTCATCGCGGATATCTCAGGCACCGGTCTCACCTCCGCCGCATTCGTCTCCGCCGCCGCGGAGGCCGGCGTCAGGGTTGCCCGCTGGACAGACACACAGGTCCGGATCGTCACCCGCCTCGGCGTGGACGAAGCGGTCGTGCGCGACGCCGTGCGGCGCCTGCACCAGGTGGCCGACCGACAGCCCTCTCCGGCCGGAAAACGATGA
- a CDS encoding alcohol dehydrogenase catalytic domain-containing protein, with protein sequence MRAVVIDGRGAFGLERRADPVVGPGLVVVRVRAAGLNAADLQQARGDYPAPPGWPADIPGLEIAGEVEQVGTGVTGVGVGDRVMALVGGGGHAERIAVPADLLLAMPEGLGWDEAAGFPEAFSTAWDALVVQAGVRAGERVLVTGAAGGVGTAMVQVAAACGAHVVASVRRRELHDRVRELAPLGSNVEVVVPGQEGGGAPYDVVVELVGGEDCLRRVELLRARGRILVVGVQGGAVAPLRMFDLMLARAQLIGTTIRGRSHAEKSLLAATVRTCVVPLLAEGRLRVPVDAAFGLARYSDAYARLAGPGKFGKVVMLL encoded by the coding sequence ATGCGAGCAGTTGTGATCGACGGTAGGGGCGCGTTCGGTCTTGAGCGGCGTGCTGATCCGGTGGTTGGGCCGGGCCTGGTGGTGGTGCGGGTTCGCGCCGCCGGGCTCAATGCGGCTGACCTGCAACAGGCCCGGGGCGACTATCCGGCGCCGCCGGGCTGGCCGGCCGACATTCCAGGATTGGAGATCGCCGGTGAGGTCGAGCAGGTCGGTACGGGGGTGACGGGAGTGGGCGTCGGTGACCGGGTGATGGCGCTCGTGGGTGGCGGTGGCCATGCCGAGAGGATCGCGGTGCCTGCTGACTTGCTGCTTGCGATGCCTGAAGGGTTGGGTTGGGACGAGGCGGCGGGTTTCCCGGAGGCGTTCAGCACCGCCTGGGATGCGCTGGTGGTCCAAGCCGGGGTGCGCGCGGGAGAGCGGGTCCTGGTGACTGGGGCTGCGGGCGGTGTGGGTACGGCCATGGTCCAGGTGGCCGCTGCCTGCGGCGCTCATGTCGTTGCGAGTGTGCGCCGGCGCGAGTTGCATGACCGGGTGAGGGAACTCGCCCCGCTCGGCAGCAATGTGGAGGTGGTGGTCCCGGGCCAAGAGGGCGGAGGGGCGCCGTATGACGTCGTTGTCGAGTTGGTCGGAGGGGAGGACTGCCTGCGGCGGGTTGAACTGCTGCGTGCTCGGGGGAGGATCCTTGTGGTGGGAGTGCAGGGCGGGGCCGTGGCGCCGTTGCGGATGTTCGACTTGATGCTTGCGCGCGCCCAGTTGATCGGTACCACCATTCGGGGCCGCTCGCATGCGGAGAAGTCTCTCCTCGCGGCGACGGTGCGCACGTGCGTCGTACCGCTGCTGGCTGAAGGGCGGCTGCGGGTGCCTGTCGACGCGGCCTTCGGGCTGGCGCGTTACTCCGATGCCTATGCTCGGCTGGCCGGCCCGGGGAAGTTCGGCAAGGTCGTCATGCTGCTGTGA